From the genome of Thermococcus sp. MV5:
CTCCCTGAGCGCATCCCCCAGGACAGGGCGTATATAGTCGGTGAGCATCTCGCGACCTACGGGATAATAGAAAAGCTTCGCCCGCCGTCCATCCTCAGCGTTGACGCCCACACCGACCTGATGCACGACTACCTCGACCACGGCTCATGGCTGGCCTACGCCCTCGATGAGAGGATTGTAAACAGAGCCGTGG
Proteins encoded in this window:
- a CDS encoding arginase family protein is translated as MVTFIPFGERPNRDGVLYVLQLLKRNKLIEDYMIVESSRVELLPERIPQDRAYIVGEHLATYGIIEKLRPPSILSVDAHTDLMHDYLDHGSWLAYALDERIVNRAV